The sequence GACGCCAACCCGTACGAAGACCCGCAAGTCCGCGCGCGCCTGTACCCGGCTCTGCCGAAGGCGAAGCACATCTGCTTCTACCCGATGAACAAAAAGCGCGAAGGCAACGACAACTGGTACATGCTGTCCATGGAGCAGCGCCGCGAAATGATGCGCGCCCACGGCATGATCGGCCGCAAATACGCGGGCAAGATCAAGCAGATCATCACCGGTTCTGTCGGCTTCGACGACTGGGAGTGGGGCGTGACCCTCTTCTCCGACGATTCGCTGCAGTTCAAGCACATCGTGTATGAAATGAGATTCGACGAAGTGTCCGCCCGCTTCGGCGAGTTCGGCAACTTCATGGTCGGTAACATTCTCGATGCGGAAGGCATCGAGAAGCTGTTGAAGCTGTAGGTAAACTGAAGAACCGCTTTGATGAACCCCTCATTGGATCGCCATGAGGGGTTTTTTCATATCCAGACACGACACAGCTGGCCTGCAATAGGAGCGACCTGGATCAATCCTCATGCGCGCAGAATACATAAGAAGATAGGAAATAAGCATGGTTCGTGGTCAAAAAATGGAGGTGGTGGTGGTGCCTGCGATCGTCGGAAGCTTCGTTATCAACAACAACTCATCGGGTGGGATCATAGAAGTTGGCGATACATTCTTGATTTCACCAAAAGCGACGTCAAAATTTTTTAACGGGGCAGGATCATACTTGGTTGGGAATGTCGCGATCACTGGAACGAGTGCCAACTCGACATTGGTCAATGATTCCGACGTTATTGACTCTAGTACGAATACTGGTGTTTAATTTCGCCGAAGAGTTCGACCGCTGCGGGAAGTTCGGCAACTACCTTGTCGGCAATATCTTGGATGCAGAAGGCTTCTGTAAGAGGTTGGGCGTGTCATCCCGAAGATCGCCAACTCGGTTTGAAGATACACAGGCCGTACGACTTGTTTGTTTCGGTCATGACCCTCGATGGTACGCCATTCGAGGTTTTTTTTATGACCATGCCTCTTTTAAAAGCTTCACGCCAAATTGGATTTCCTCGATCGATAAATTGCTGAACCCGATTTTAATAATTGGTTGATCGGTCCTGTTTTTCATGAAGAAACGTGAAGTAGGATAGACTCTGACCCCCTGAATGGACGCTTGTTCAATCAGCCATTCTTCGGAACGATCCAAGTGTACTTTGACTAATAAGTACAAACCAGACTGTTCACCAATTATCGATACATCTCGCTCGAAGTATCTTCTCAATTCAGAAACTAGGCACTGCATTTTTCGCTTATATACAAGACGCATGCGTTTAATATGGCGGTTCCATTCCCCTGCTTCCATAAATTTCGCCATTGCAAATTGGCTAAGTAGTGAAGTGGTACTTTCGAAATGTGCGAATTGATTTTTATAACGGTCGATCAGGGACTGCGGCAACACCATATAACTGAGACGAATTCCCGGAAGAAAGCACTTTGAGAAATTTCCCAGATAGATAACTCTCGTTGCATCGATAGAAGCGAGAGCGGGAAATGGTTGTTGGGTATAGCGAAATTCACTATCATAATCGTCTTCAATAATATATCCTTGCATCTTGTTTGCCCAATGGATCAGTGCATGCCTTTGTTGAATGGGCATGCTTACTCCGTATGGACTGTGATGGGACGGTGCCACGTAGATGAGCCGTGATTTCAGATGTTCTAAATGTGAAAAATCTGCGCCCGTCTCATACACCGGCAAAGTTTCAAGCGTAAAACTATTTAATTGAAACGCTTCCCGAGCCCCATCATAACCAGGGTCCTCCACAATCATGCCAGAAAAATCATGTTTCAGGACAAGACCGAGATACACGAGCAGTTGTTGGGTACTACTTCCGATAATGATTGCATGTGGATCTGTTCTCACCCCACGCGACTGGAGTAGATATTCTGAGATTTGTTCGCGCAGGCACAATTCACCAAAAGGTTCCCCGTACCGAAAGCTGTCCTTCCCCGTTAAGACTTGATTCGAAATCCTCCGCCATGTTTGTAAAGGGAAATGCGATTGATCGACGACGTCTGCGCGGAAATCAATGTGAACAGGTGATAGCGGCTCGATTGGCTCGTGATGAGAAGAGTTGCGACCCTCTTGAAAGCAAAGGGGCTCTACTTCATTCACAAAAAAACCCACTCGCCCTTCCCCACGAATATACCCTTCAGCAACCAGCTGCTCATAAGCCATTAATGTTGTATTGCGACTTACTTGGAGCGATTGTGCAAGATGGCGAATGGAGGGTAACGGCTCATCCACTTTTATGTCACCCTGTTCAATCAGCAATTTGAATTGCTCGTATATTTGTTTGTATTTAGGGGAGCTGTCCGTAAAAGCAAAGATAGTGGTTTTCATTTTCGTCTCCCTGACATGTGTTATTTTTCAATACTGTATCTTTTCTCATGTCAGATTGGATTATATCATACTGGGGAAGGATAGCTGCTGCATGTAAAAAATAGGATGGAGGAGGAGGTTTCAAATGTATATCCCAGAGCATTTCGTGATCAAAGAAGTAACGGCTGCCTACAATGTCATTCAGGAGAACAGTTTTGCAACGTTGTTTTCCATGCATAATGGAGTACCCTTCGCTACACATTTACCTTTGACGTTGAATAAGGACAAGACCCATTTGTACGGTCATTTTGCCCGTCCGAACCCACAGTGGAAGGATATTCAAAATCAGCAGGTCCTAACCGTTTTCCACGGTCCTCATTGTTACATCTCTCCCTCCTGGTATGAGACCAATAAAGCTGTGCCAACGTGGAATTATGTGACCGTTCATGTTTACGGAAAAGTTGAGCTACTCGAGGACGAACAAGAGCTCGTGAGTTCCTTGAACGATATGGTCTTGAAGTATGAGGCTCCTGACACTTCTTACAGATTGCAGGATGTAGATGCTGAATATTTCAGTGGGTTGAGCAAAGGTGTTCAAGGATTCAAAATCAAGATCGAGAAGATTGAGGGGAAGGCAAAACTTAGTCAAAACCATTCCTCACACAGGCAAGAGCTCGTGATCAAACAGTTGGAACAGATACCTTTTACAGACGAGCAACAAATTGCCTCTTTGATGAAAGCCAACCTTGATCAGAACGTGTAACCTTGGTTTCCCACGGCAAGGAGGGGCCAGATAATTATAACGAAATGGAGAAATGATTGATGCCTAGATTTATCGTCGAAGATGATTTTTGGTCGTTATTCCCGCACGCAAAAATAGGCACCGTGATTTGCCAAGGGATTGATAATTCAATACGGGACGTTGAGAGCTACGAGGATCTCCTGCAGAAGGCACATCAAGAAGCGCATAAGTTTCTCAAACTGGAGGAATTCAGTAGTAATCCAGTCGTATTCGTTTGGCGAGAAGCTTTTCAGAAATTCAAGACAAAAAAAGGAGCAAGGTGTTCCATAGAAGCTTTATTAAAAAGAGTCAAAAATGGCAGCCATATTGGAACAATAAATCCGCTCGTTGACATCTATAATTCAATTTCATTGCGCTATGGGCTTCCGTGTGGTGGAGAAGATATCGACACTTTTGTAGGCGATCTTCGACTCACACAGGCAAATGGTGGCGAGTCGTTTCTTCCATTGGGGGATACTAGTAATTCTTCGCCATATGAAGGTGAAATTGTTTATAAAGACGATGCTGGTGCAATATGCAGATGTTGGAACTGGCGTGAAGCTCAAAGGACGATGCTAACAGAATATACGAAAAACGCATTCCTTTGTATTGAGTCAATAGATGAAATGCGGAGCGATGAATTTCTTATGGCGCTTGAAGAATTGTCTGACTTAGTGTCACGCAATCTTGGTGGTACCGTGAAGATTGAAGTGTTAGATATAAATCATAAGGAAATTACAATCTTTGGTTAGGTCTCACTTCTGACGCATCATGTTCGTAGACGGAAGAAACAAGCCTCCATTGGGAACTCCCATTGGAGGCTGTTCTCATTGACTCCCTGCTTCCCGACCCATTTCCAGATGCAGATGCAGATGCAAACGCAGCAAGCGCGAAAGATCATCCGGCGTGTCCACATCAAAAAAGCAGGCTGCATCGGCCACGTCCACCGTGCGCAGCGCCAGATGGGACGGCCGGCTGCGCAGCAGTTCGCGCGCGCCGGTATCCCCCTGCAATTTGAGGAGTTCCGGGAAGACAGCCGCTGCAAACAGCACGGGCGGCCGCACGATGCCTTGGAAACTTGCCGCGACGACCTTCGGTTTGCCCGGCTGTTCCGGCCAGCTCTCAAGCCAAGCGCTGTGCAGGCGGTCGATCAGCCCGACCGGAACGAGCGGCTGATCGGCCAGCAGCACCATCGCCCCTCGTGCCTCCACCGCCATTGCCGCCCGCAGCCCGCATCGCAGCGATTCCGCCTGCCCCTGATCCGCATCCGCACAGACCGCCTGCGTCCACTTCGCGCTCCAGGCTCCTTGCCGCAGCGCATCGTCCACCCAGTTCAGGTCATCGTCTGCCCGGGTCACCACAAAAATGTGATCGAGCGTCGAGCGCAGCGCGGCTGCCAATGCGAAGCTGCCAAGGTGCCGCTCGCCGACCGGCAGCGCGATCTTGTTCGTGTCACCGCCCATGCGGCGGCCGCTTCCCGCCGACAGATAGATCCCAACGACGCCGCCGCTCTTCATTTTCGCCTCCGGGTCTGAATCAATTCGGCCAAGATGCTGACCGCGATCTCTTCCGGCCCCTCTGCGCCGATCGGCAAGCCGACCGGTGAGCGCACGTCCTCAGGGATTTCTTCCCCCTTCAACAGCCGTGAC comes from Tumebacillus sp. BK434 and encodes:
- a CDS encoding B3/4 domain-containing protein gives rise to the protein MPRFIVEDDFWSLFPHAKIGTVICQGIDNSIRDVESYEDLLQKAHQEAHKFLKLEEFSSNPVVFVWREAFQKFKTKKGARCSIEALLKRVKNGSHIGTINPLVDIYNSISLRYGLPCGGEDIDTFVGDLRLTQANGGESFLPLGDTSNSSPYEGEIVYKDDAGAICRCWNWREAQRTMLTEYTKNAFLCIESIDEMRSDEFLMALEELSDLVSRNLGGTVKIEVLDINHKEITIFG
- a CDS encoding PLP-dependent aminotransferase family protein; its protein translation is MKTTIFAFTDSSPKYKQIYEQFKLLIEQGDIKVDEPLPSIRHLAQSLQVSRNTTLMAYEQLVAEGYIRGEGRVGFFVNEVEPLCFQEGRNSSHHEPIEPLSPVHIDFRADVVDQSHFPLQTWRRISNQVLTGKDSFRYGEPFGELCLREQISEYLLQSRGVRTDPHAIIIGSSTQQLLVYLGLVLKHDFSGMIVEDPGYDGAREAFQLNSFTLETLPVYETGADFSHLEHLKSRLIYVAPSHHSPYGVSMPIQQRHALIHWANKMQGYIIEDDYDSEFRYTQQPFPALASIDATRVIYLGNFSKCFLPGIRLSYMVLPQSLIDRYKNQFAHFESTTSLLSQFAMAKFMEAGEWNRHIKRMRLVYKRKMQCLVSELRRYFERDVSIIGEQSGLYLLVKVHLDRSEEWLIEQASIQGVRVYPTSRFFMKNRTDQPIIKIGFSNLSIEEIQFGVKLLKEAWS
- the hemQ gene encoding hydrogen peroxide-dependent heme synthase, which codes for MSQNEALLTLEGWFALHDFRKIDWEAWKAASEEVRQKALDELHGLISKWNDNEAAQQGSTATYSIVGHKADMVFMFLRPSLEELNEIENEFNKTSFADFTYQDYSYVSVVELSNYVNNPDANPYEDPQVRARLYPALPKAKHICFYPMNKKREGNDNWYMLSMEQRREMMRAHGMIGRKYAGKIKQIITGSVGFDDWEWGVTLFSDDSLQFKHIVYEMRFDEVSARFGEFGNFMVGNILDAEGIEKLLKL
- a CDS encoding spore germination protein; amino-acid sequence: MPAIVGSFVINNNSSGGIIEVGDTFLISPKATSKFFNGAGSYLVGNVAITGTSANSTLVNDSDVIDSSTNTGV
- a CDS encoding NTP transferase domain-containing protein; translation: MKSGGVVGIYLSAGSGRRMGGDTNKIALPVGERHLGSFALAAALRSTLDHIFVVTRADDDLNWVDDALRQGAWSAKWTQAVCADADQGQAESLRCGLRAAMAVEARGAMVLLADQPLVPVGLIDRLHSAWLESWPEQPGKPKVVAASFQGIVRPPVLFAAAVFPELLKLQGDTGARELLRSRPSHLALRTVDVADAACFFDVDTPDDLSRLLRLHLHLHLEMGREAGSQ
- a CDS encoding FMN-binding negative transcriptional regulator codes for the protein MYIPEHFVIKEVTAAYNVIQENSFATLFSMHNGVPFATHLPLTLNKDKTHLYGHFARPNPQWKDIQNQQVLTVFHGPHCYISPSWYETNKAVPTWNYVTVHVYGKVELLEDEQELVSSLNDMVLKYEAPDTSYRLQDVDAEYFSGLSKGVQGFKIKIEKIEGKAKLSQNHSSHRQELVIKQLEQIPFTDEQQIASLMKANLDQNV